AGATAAAAttgaattttttgtatttctacaaaaaattcaattttagtaaaaatatttttataaacaaattttaatgaCATTTCCCTGgtgaatttattttaaatggGATGATTTTTTCAGCCAACTATACAGCAATATCTCGAAtccttttctttttttcatttaaaagctttcattttaaatttttcatttccttttttatttaaaaattttaacttcctttttcatttccttTTCGCTTCTTTTTCCTCTGCTTTCTTTTCCACATACTTTCACCGTTTTAGGCCAAAATTATTTGCGCAGAAATCGGcgataattttttgaacttcaaaaaatttatatatatccaaagatgcatattaaaattaagaGAATGAAAATCGtagcaaaatatattcatatatgtacataattacatatatatataatataagaTGGTGATAGAAAtgtgaataatataataagcGTAagttgtataaatatattttattttatttcttatttatttaaagatATGCAAATTTTAACCAAGTATAAAAGGAAGagtttaaataaaaaatttgcaaattttaattatttaaaaaaattaaaaacagatataaatactattctattttgttataacatatattattttatttgagCAAAGAAATATAACACCCTTGCAAATGCGCGTATAAAGAATAgtcaaataataataataagtatatatgatttcctataaattgttaaattaaaatggaaaaacaaccacaaaagaaaaacaaaaaacaaaaaataaaaaagagtCAAAAACCAATAACAGTAAGTAACAGAAAGCCTTTCAATGtctttgataaaaataacaaaacaCAAAAACCATTAGTTCGAGATCCTCgtttttcaaatttatcgggtaaaatataaaattgttttattatgttaATAACATATTCTAAACCTAAAAGAtccttttttatgtatacatttgttttattcttaatacatatatcaaataatattattcgATACAATAttgtacatataaataaaatggatataatatgaaaaaagacGCACATAAATTGGATAGTAAAAGAATGAATATTCaacataatttaaatataaaaaataaatatatgtatttaacttatttcatattatacataattttgtcttttcttttttataggTTCATTTAATCCTAACTTTTTTAgaaatgcatataaatttttatatgatacAAGGGAAcatgaaaaagaagaaattgaaaaaaaattaaaaaataaaaatttaaatcaagaagaaaaaaataaattaaaaaatgcatatagtaattataaaaatacagatgcaatacttaaaaaaaaagaagatgAAAGGAAATTAAAATCACAATTAGTTAAgcaagaaaaagaaaatattttgaaaaaaaataaaactccatattattatagCGATAGGacgattaaaaaaatggcaCAAGAAAAGGgagataataaaattgatgtaaaaaaaattattaaaaaggaaaaaaaaatgttgcaaaaggaaagaaaaaacaatatgaTTCCCCAAAGAAGATATGTTGATGAAAGTTAGAATAAAGAAACGTTATTTCttatccatatatatgtactaTACATACACAATATAGAGGAATAAATGCAAAATGAATGTTTACCTTTTAAAAaccaataaaaaaaatgagatTCCCAAATATTTCGAttttgtacatatataaggATTATAGCTTTTGCTCAcctactattttttattaattttttcttatctctttttattgtttttactcgtttttcttttatttaaacaTTCCCAAACATCCATAAACCACACGCATATTCCCCTTCCGATTAAGGAATTAAACTTGgaaatgttatattttgCATTACCATCccaatttattttgttttaccactattatttccattttttttttttatattttatcacaTTTTTATGGAAAGGCTAATAACCATCCCCAAATATGTGTGAAGTATATCTACACTTTTTTtgtacaatttttttttgcaattctatttatatacatatattatgtatgcatatttatttgtttgttaactttttttatttaaaaatttttttttatttcaaacGTAATAATATTACCACATTTGTTAGATTCCGGTTCGCTAAAATATCAActttgcatatatttttttgaattatttaagttgaaaaaaaattataaaaaacttCTACATTTCCCGGTGTAGAGATTGTGGatacaatataaatatattctttatttattcatattcattttttataatactACAAAATGCATTCCATGctacttaaaaaaaaaacaaaatataattttggaatttttatgaatcCTTATTTTTCTAGTTTAATCAATCGcgaacaaaataataaaatcaCTGGAAATGTAATTAAGTTTGATAAAAGAAAAGGATACGGATTTATAAGTACTACCCAATATTgtattatgcatatagcAATTTGTTTTCCTCATTTTTCCTTATCTTATTTTTCCTTAtcttatttctttttcaagAACCCAACGATGGAGGGCCTGATGTGTTTGTTCATTATACAGAAATTTGTCAGAGTATAATTTTGATTAAATACATGgatgtacatatattttttcccctaacttaaaatgtattatgTGTAATATTTTCCCACATTCAAActtttgataattttttattttatagatAGGAGTTTTTCAGTAacaaatgaagaaaaaaaaaaattggaatGGCATtctaatataaatttaacgAACAAAAAAGACGAATTTAATTATGAACATGATAAccccaaaaaaaaagaaattcaaaatgaatttaaatatttaataccTGGGGAAAGAGTTAAGTTTCATGTTATTTATGATCGAACTAGCCATTCAAGCAAAGCAATAAATGTTGAATTTATTgattgaataaaaaaaacaaccACAATATTtcgaaatgaaaaaaaaactgtACAAAGATATAGATATCTCTTTGATGAtaatcttttatttttttatgtttacCAATTTATAAAACTTGTACAAATAATGTATACTATACCAAAAGTCACAAATAAATTCATTCTTAAATTAATCAACTATTTGAAGCTTCAACAATTTACGTTCTCTTTACTATCCATACAATTTGTTTCTATAGTTATTgctactttttttttttttttataatacatTTGAATTTaccatttatttatatattttattcatattattatcactaTTTACCACACAAATtgtttttgtattttttttttatttaggctcttaaaattttgccatataaaaaataacgcAATATAACAATGcttattacattttataaatacattaCGAATATAAGTATAGtatcataaaatatgtattacctttattttgtttcctgaaaaaaaaagtattaaaattatatgaacaaTCACCTAATTTtctgatttttttttttgataatgtGAATTTAGTGATTTATAATActcatttaaaataaaaaaataaaaatggctAGCTATCAATTTTTTAGCTATATAgatttatacaaaattaataatgtCAATTTAGATCCTTTTACTGAAGTATTTAATGATGAgttttatttgaaatatatttataaatggCCACATATGAACATTATTACAAGGGAAATGGATGATCATATCAGCGGATATATTATAGGTatgcaaataataaactCGAATTTACTTGATCATgttcatatatacatgtaaaAAAGCGAATAAGCTTTTTGGAAATTTGGGTACCTAATTTATATGGTGTGAAAATGCATACCCTCTATAAAAAATcgttataaatatgaacgAGCCAAAGCTAAACTAAGcacattttattaaaattttttttttgtaggAAAAGAAGAAGGTCTAGATAAGGAATATCATGGGCATGTAACGGCATTATCAATTGAAGAAGATAGTCGAAGAACTGGGAAAGGTATTGATTTAATGAAtgaatttgaaaaaatatctaataatattcataagGGGAATTTTGTAGATTTATTTGTTCGTATCACAAATGATCCAGCAATAagtatgtataaaaaattaggTTATATTGTTAACGAAGAAATTgttaattattattgcaATAATGAAAGTGCTTTGGATATGCGAAAGTATCGTAATGGATAATTTTAATGGTAAAAAAAAGGGAAGAAAATACAACCCGtaattaataaacaaaGTTATAAGGGAGGATGTGTGTGTGCATAAATTTGATACTGCAATCAGAATATTCcctatattattatttttttcttcttctttaccttttatttttattataatgttTATTGTGAATAATGCGACCTTTCATAtgtgtaaaaataatgttttcCATAAGTAGAACATGTAAGGGtgtgaatatatatattacccACCTTTTATTTTCCCCATAATGccaaattatataatagtatgaacgtacatataatttatgtacatattttttttaattttaccATCAATTTATAATGTTTTATTCGTATAATTAACTTATttaaatttcttttttttcgaattttaaaatttttattttaaaaaaatacatatatagcATTGTAGAATGATATATACGAATGTTTTCAACccctttttcattttgtgtGGATTTAGATAATATATCAAGCATTCGCACAAATATactttatacaaaaatatttagaaaataaataaatatatatgaatagcAAATACAAAGGTTAAAggcattattattttatttattttgagatgtataatatatacgtGCATAATTATGAACGTAAATATACACATGTATGGATATTCTTTTGAGAAATTTACAAGCAAAGTACTATATATACgcttaaataaaacattttaaatCTCCAATGTCAGCAAGTGtgcatgcatatatatatatatatatatatatatatatatatatatatgcaagGACATTTGTATGAACTATTTTCcaataatgtatatatacattctcttattttcttttcacTTTagtcaaaaaaaaaataactctattaaaaaaagaaaaaaaaacacacaCACAATATCAAagataaaaacaaaataaagcaCTATCTATTTATTCCCATAACTAAACGACAATtttaaagaataaaatttttattggCAATTTATCGAAAGTTATActtcaatatatttacatactATATAAATACTAAAACGAGAAGTCACAATGGAAAACCTTCTTATAAATCTTAAAAGCctgaaaataaatcatgGAGCTGTTCGAAGGCTTTTTAAGGAGCTATGCtattatgaaaaagaagaacaggaattaaaaaataaattaagtAGCAACAAGGTTTGTTCatacatgtatatacatactCTCTAATTagttaataataaaaatgataaatatattttatctaCAAAATTAgcataatttatttaaatttcttataaaaaaatagctatatcttattttttgttatttatttgttttatttaatattttacgCAGGgtgaaaataaatcacCAAATCAGATTGCCAGCACTAATGATATTTTACAAGAAACAACACGAGTACTTGCACACACAAATgcaaattttcaaaatagtcttaaaaaattaattgaaataattaatactaaatttacaaatatcctcaaaataaatacaaaaaatataacattttgttcaaattattctgaagaaaatttaaaagaaaaatgtgGCGAATTTTATGAAgatatttttaaagaaGTTAATGCAATTAATGAAactttacaaaatatttttgaacaTATTAAGGATATGACATTGCCTATTTGCAACTCTAACATTACTAATAATACAGTTACACCACAAGAAGATTATGTAGAAATATAAGGacataaaaaacaaaacttaacttttttttcatataattaatatatttccgtatacattataaaattctattaaattattatttttttttacttttcgaatttgtacatatttcctgcattattatttattcattatatCCCTATTATTCGTCTGCGTTCTATTTTTGCTCTAATTTTCTCATAACACACtaacaaaattaaagagCAATTGTtagacaaaaaaatatgtatttttatgacAAATCTAATCATATAATTCACCTTATATTTCAGTTCTTATTAGAAATATCGACATTttaaatgtaataataatagaggaatgaaaaaaaaattaacaaaaatataaaataaagctAAATGGaatatgtgcatatatttgGGTGTACAACATAAAAATGGGGCACACATTAAAAATacttttttgtaataatttaattttcattgttttatagtttttccattttatgGATTTATGCtttttcttaaattttttcttatatttcTCTTAATGCTCTTTATCTTTTTCCAAACTTAcatgcattttttaaattttaaacaGCTCTGTACATTGATATTAACAAGATATGCACATACAGGACATGAAATGATATGCATACACGTATAtacacacacatatatatgtatcaaattattacctaatacttatttaaaaaaagtgtgtgcatatttttatttttcgtGATAAATAAGAACAATATTATAAGCATAGGAAGGAAATCCAAAAAAGGCAATGAAcaagacaaaaaaattaaaaagaaataatcaGTATAAGTAGCGAAATTAGAAAACGtcatattttctaaaaatatatgaacagTTCAGgcaaattaaattaaaaaaaaacccCCCCCAAATAACCCCAATTTAGCAAAGTGGGATAAATAGATAAccaaaattaatttaaaaaaaaaaatggggactaagtaatgataaaaacaaatgaaaatgaaatttttCGAATAATCGATAATATCAGGAATTATCCACAAACCCCTGTTTTCACagtagaaaataaatttcctattttgaattatttcaCATTTTCATGGTTAGcaaataattattcttTTCATAGTttaagaaaagaaaaagtaaaaaatgaatatatgtTTCGTATTGTAAAATCTATGTAAATGTGATGTTGTGGACACAAATTTCTATATACacaaattttcatttatttcacttttgattattttagGGAAAGATAATTTACCCCTTTTTTTGGgtttattaaatttgtacatgaaaaatattttatcgCCAAAGCTTTTgtattgatatatatattaatttgtaaATATGGTCATGTATTTATgaagaataaaaaagaaataaaattaaagtggataataataataataatatggaattttttattattttgttttaatattatagtAACTATTAAATGATTACcagtatttatttatatagtaaataattatacaatAAATGGCTTATTAGCAATCCCTCCAATTTATGTGTGTGGTTTTGGTTCTGTTGGATTAtagatatttttatttattatatcgaaatatattgaattatttgatacaatatttttaatttaaaaaaaataaaataacattaTTACGTTGGTATCATCATTCAACTGCTTTATTATACACATGGGATACATATTTTGTTGAGTTACAAGCtggatttatttttatattaacaaattcctttgttcatatatttatgtatttttattattttttagctACGATATATAACAAGCCATTGAAATGGAATAGTTTCGTTACCATTATTCAAATTCTCCAAATGATATGTGGCATACTATTGActatatattgtttatatatatattatatttataaatatagtaataatTGGAATTCTAATTTAATtcaagaattaaaaaactaTTCTTTTCACTATGATCATTATATATccagaaaaaatatattttttgcatgCCTCATGTATTtatcttatttttatttgtttatcaTGTATTTTCTAAACAGGTATACTTCTGGTATGCAAAGAAATTCTTtatttccaaaaaaaaaacttgatatataattgtgTCAAACTTGTTTACCGAATTTATTTGGCATATCTATctatgcattttttatttctatttttatttctcaTTTTTTCCGACGAATTAAAGTGTTGCTACATTATTATCgcatatcaaaaaaaaagtgcaATTACTCAACTTgcgaataaaaataaacctttaaatttataaaaattgtatatccaattttataaaaataatcaaattttatgaatacaTGGATGGAATATGcacatttaaaataattatccctaataaatataaagcTCATAAATGAATGAAAATACTAAGTGTTTTTACAATTGAGAGTCAGTTcctttcttttaaaaaaatgtatttttgtttttattcaGAATAATGAACACTCATTTGTACAAGTTTGGCTTATCACAACGAAACATCATCCATTTCCTCTATCCCAACTAAATGGCAACGTCAAATCCAACACAAGGAATTGGCATAATTAATGCAAATGTTGGAAGTAAAGAAAGTAAATCCGAATGGGTATTATATCCTCAAGATAGTTACGAATTTAACATagatgaaaaattaaaaaaaaaatttataatagatactgaaaaatataaaaaaaggataaattcatataacaaaaatggGATTAGAAATACAGTAATAGCAATTTTGTTATGTCATCGACATGAATATcctcatttattattattacaaaatttatcaactcaagaatattattttttaggaggtaaatataattcatgGGAAAAACCAGGggatgttttaaaaaaaaaattacaaaaatatattaataaaattcaagatatacatttttctgtaaataaattaaatataaatgaccAAACTGgaaatgcaaaaaataaagatgaaATATTTGATGTAGGTGAGTTTTTAGGAGAATGGTGGAAAACACAATATGCTTCTGTTTATTTATCGTATTTACCTGCCCATGTAACACGTCCTAAAGAATGTgcaaaattatatcaaGTTACTATTCCagataaatgtatattccATCTTCCTCCCGGTTTTACTTTAAAAGCAATACctttatttgatttaaataattgtgGAATAGCAATTAGTGGATTGTCTAGCATATTATCACGTTTTAAGTTGTCTTTTATGGTTcaagataaaaatgataatatttcttaactaataaaataattattagaaattttaattttatagatTCTACCTTTATATAGTTATTTATCCAaattttcacatttttttgttatttcaCATATATAGTTATGTAAACATTTGAAGAAATAAGACTAACCCATTTAAAATATCTTAAATGGAAACCGAACTAAAATTTTAAtccattaatttttaataatttgtatCGAAAGTATAGTTGTTCGAGAATTTCCACATGAATATTGCGATTCTAAACAAGTAGATGTTAATATAAGTTtgttatcatttatttggatatttttaatgcCTACATAATATTCATTCGATTTTAATTCgacatttttaattactGAAACTCCATTTACttctataaaatttttttggatagaatcaaaatatatatttcctataagaatttgaattaaataatttccATTTTCATATACTTTAAATGTCCAATAATTTGATTCACATGTTAGTTTGCTTACACATTGTTCATTTGTAGATGCAGGTGGAAAAACAATACCATCTGAATAcattatattatgaaaaaaattatttatggGTTCTATTTTACTTCTAACATCTTGAAATTTTACactatttatttcattttttttattttcttttaattctAATGAAATGTTTGAATCTACTTTTCTTTTCCAACCATATCCAAAATTACCATAATCAATAAATACCTCACCTGAATCTactaaaaatttattaggaatttttaaatcatctttatttttaaatacaatTGAATAGCTATTTGGTATTGAGTAATATAAAggtgaaaaattattaatttttgtagGAATGATTTGAGAGattttaaatgataaaatcTCATTTTGTTCTTCTATATGCTTATTTATAGataatacattattttgtaaCTTTCCGATAAAGTCTGACCCATTTAACTCTTTTATTAGAAGTAAAAATCTACATTCTTTTTCATActcatttaaattattaacatCTTTGtcatttacattttttaaacaaatacCTGCATGAACTGCTGCTTTACAAATCGGCGATTCTAAAGAATACAAATCGGAcccatatatatttttattacttgattctgcatttttaatacaatTATATGGACATGAAACAATGAATATGTCTCCATAAATTAAAGGATTAATATCTGGAATGTCGTTTAAAGTATTATCACAATCTACTACATCTATTATGGCATGATGGTtcatatattcattatctATTATATTACATGAATTTCCAATTAATTCAAATGATCCACCAGtttctaaattattaacaaaCATATCACGTATTTCAATTTTTACAGATGTGGTAATAATTGAGtgttcaaatttttttgtattgtATTCTATATTAgatgtataaaaaataggaaCTAAAATTTTGGTGTCATcaaaatgtaataaaatttctGAAGGCcatgttaatatattatcttGTGGTTTGAATcgaaatttatttatttgaacaggctttttaaaatatattgttatatattctCCTATTGACCCATTTGCAGTTTTCCAAATATTGTGTTTTTTATCTATATGGTAAGTATTCAAACTAGACATACAATTAAATTGTTTTGATATACTTGATGATTCTACACattctttaaaattaatattttctggagatgataatatttcttcTTCTCCAGTGCATATTGTTGGtaaaatttttcttttttgtaaaaataacaaaaatggtatattttttttattttgaaaattaatatatgttttattttttagagGAATAAaccatatttttaattttgtttgctctttactttttatatttaataaatctaTTGTATCATTTGTATTCtgaattttaataatagaTTCATTTATCCATACTAACGGAAATTCTTTATCAATTGGAGTTGcaatatacaaatttgaATTTCCACTTACTTCTAATGAAAAGGAATCAAATTTGGGTTCTATAAAAGTTCTTAATAGATGTAAATCATTGTATCTCATTTTATTcgaaatattttcaattatcCAATctgtttcatttttatatgccATCTCATTTACATCTAACAATCCAATCTCAAATAATTCAGGATCAACAGAAGAAAATCTGGaattagaaataaaattttcactatataaataatttgatcCAATCTCTTGTTCATTTATTCTGCTAGATTTCCataacaatttaaaataagATGATTCTcctttttcatattttaaatttgataaatgAGAAATTTcaacaattattttatttttttcgccACCTATTAATTCAATAGGGTTAGATACCCTCTTTGATAtgttatttgttttattgtctattatataatgaactttatttttttcataatttttttcagtttttatttcattcacattgttattattatttatatgccGAATTACCTCTTCAAAATcttttataataacaattctgttatttatgaatattcGAACAGAGCAATCACTATCTACtataattgtatatattccACTAACTGGAGCTAACAAATATCCTTCATATCGAatagaatatttataaaaagatATTAAATTTCCTGATGGagatttattattatatataaaatttatatcttttattatttttgaaattatTGGAATCCCTTCAAAAAATGGATTGTTAAAATACGAAGCTTTTAATCCATATGTTATTGATTCATTTTCATATCCTTTTACATTTTCACATATTTCAtctgaattttttaaattttctttttctttttttatatcttcatctatctttttaataatttttttactattttctaattcatttgaattatattctattttatttatagaatcagaactttttttaatccaatcatttattttgttaattcGAGAATTTATTAGTTCATGTTTATTACCACACAataaatcatatttatgtacCATACT
This genomic window from Plasmodium berghei ANKA genome assembly, chromosome: 2 contains:
- a CDS encoding N-acetyltransferase, GNAT family, putative; this encodes MASYQFFSYIDLYKINNVNLDPFTEVFNDEFYLKYIYKWPHMNIITREMDDHISGYIIGKEEGLDKEYHGHVTALSIEEDSRRTGKGIDLMNEFEKISNNIHKGNFVDLFVRITNDPAISMYKKLGYIVNEEIVNYYCNNESALDMRKYRNG
- a CDS encoding cold-shock protein, putative — translated: MHSMLLKKKTKYNFGIFMNPYFSSLINREQNNKITGNVIKFDKRKGYGFIKPNDGGPDVFVHYTEICQNRSFSVTNEEKKKLEWHSNINLTNKKDEFNYEHDNPKKKEIQNEFKYLIPGERVKFHVIYDRTSHSSKAINVEFID
- a CDS encoding tubulin-specific chaperone a, putative is translated as MENLLINLKSLKINHGAVRRLFKELCYYEKEEQELKNKLSSNKGENKSPNQIASTNDILQETTRVLAHTNANFQNSLKKLIEIINTKFTNILKINTKNITFCSNYSEENLKEKCGEFYEDIFKEVNAINETLQNIFEHIKDMTLPICNSNITNNTVTPQEDYVEI
- a CDS encoding cleavage and polyadenylation specificity factor subunit 5, putative, producing MATSNPTQGIGIINANVGSKESKSEWVLYPQDSYEFNIDEKLKKKFIIDTEKYKKRINSYNKNGIRNTVIAILLCHRHEYPHLLLLQNLSTQEYYFLGGKYNSWEKPGDVLKKKLQKYINKIQDIHFSVNKLNINDQTGNAKNKDEIFDVGEFLGEWWKTQYASVYLSYLPAHVTRPKECAKLYQVTIPDKCIFHLPPGFTLKAIPLFDLNNCGIAISGLSSILSRFKLSFMVQDKNDNIS
- a CDS encoding rRNA biogenesis protein RRP36, putative; the protein is MEKQPQKKNKKQKIKKSQKPITVSNRKPFNVFDKNNKTQKPLVRDPRFSNLSGSFNPNFFRNAYKFLYDTREHEKEEIEKKLKNKNLNQEEKNKLKNAYSNYKNTDAILKKKEDERKLKSQLVKQEKENILKKNKTPYYYSDRTIKKMAQEKGDNKIDVKKIIKKEKKMLQKERKNNMIPQRRYVDES
- a CDS encoding LCCL domain-containing protein, putative gives rise to the protein MKRLDCIIFIFLVITTILIYSKEQGNSLEKITEFRQQHRKTLDGRLCSAAFLHDDQTYTDCANTTSPDGTTGREWCYVEVQLLGKGERDWDYCAGVINYDKIRIDAKRMFEGKSLEADRLNDRLNSLKLRINSMVHKYDLLCGNKHELINSRINKINDWIKKSSDSINKIEYNSNELENSKKIIKKIDEDIKKEKENLKNSDEICENVKGYENESITYGLKASYFNNPFFEGIPIISKIIKDINFIYNNKSPSGNLISFYKYSIRYEGYLLAPVSGIYTIIVDSDCSVRIFINNRIVIIKDFEEVIRHINNNNNVNEIKTEKNYEKNKVHYIIDNKTNNISKRVSNPIELIGGEKNKIIVEISHLSNLKYEKGESSYFKLLWKSSRINEQEIGSNYLYSENFISNSRFSSVDPELFEIGLLDVNEMAYKNETDWIIENISNKMRYNDLHLLRTFIEPKFDSFSLEVSGNSNLYIATPIDKEFPLVWINESIIKIQNTNDTIDLLNIKSKEQTKLKIWFIPLKNKTYINFQNKKNIPFLLFLQKRKILPTICTGEEEILSSPENINFKECVESSSISKQFNCMSSLNTYHIDKKHNIWKTANGSIGEYITIYFKKPVQINKFRFKPQDNILTWPSEILLHFDDTKILVPIFYTSNIEYNTKKFEHSIITTSVKIEIRDMFVNNLETGGSFELIGNSCNIIDNEYMNHHAIIDVVDCDNTLNDIPDINPLIYGDIFIVSCPYNCIKNAESSNKNIYGSDLYSLESPICKAAVHAGICLKNVNDKDVNNLNEYEKECRFLLLIKELNGSDFIGKLQNNVLSINKHIEEQNEILSFKISQIIPTKINNFSPLYYSIPNSYSIVFKNKDDLKIPNKFLVDSGEVFIDYGNFGYGWKRKVDSNISLELKENKKNEINSVKFQDVRSKIEPINNFFHNIMYSDGIVFPPASTNEQCVSKLTCESNYWTFKVYENGNYLIQILIGNIYFDSIQKNFIEVNGVSVIKNVELKSNEYYVGIKNIQINDNKLILTSTCLESQYSCGNSRTTILSIQIIKN